One Dialister invisus DSM 15470 genomic region harbors:
- a CDS encoding metallophosphoesterase: MDFYQIITLLFSFLGLMNGLFAAGLFRLKRFYLYGIAGALISCGAVQYYVWYALAYPEYGWAAHFGAYFACALIAADIMLVLPLFLLMMIGTVRFIRRYAQIFGAAVMALSLFIGVYGSVDGEMKEEAERYTIAAEELPEAFDGLKVAQITDTHIGPYYRNADLANDLERSKAEGADVVMLTGDLIDDIRVMPETAKILNSRAVLFPYGIIYVRGNHELYKDPDYIENELRKTSVKILDNSHVALQKDGALLYVAGVDYPEMRGEGRAELMAQMVRDAFDGIPEDSAKIFLAHHSDFIDAGFENRAFLTLTGHTHGTQFGIFGKPIITPFKYTRGMYSDGKHCGYVSRGSGGWFPFRFDTSRELTIFTLKKK, from the coding sequence ATGGATTTCTATCAGATCATTACATTGCTTTTTTCCTTTTTGGGACTGATGAACGGACTTTTTGCGGCGGGGCTCTTCCGGCTGAAACGGTTTTATTTGTATGGAATTGCCGGAGCGCTTATTTCCTGCGGCGCAGTGCAGTACTACGTGTGGTATGCGCTTGCCTATCCGGAATATGGCTGGGCGGCACACTTCGGCGCGTACTTTGCCTGCGCGCTGATAGCGGCGGATATCATGCTTGTACTGCCGCTCTTTCTTTTGATGATGATCGGTACGGTGCGGTTTATCCGCAGGTATGCGCAGATTTTTGGCGCGGCGGTGATGGCGCTTTCTTTATTCATCGGCGTTTATGGTTCTGTGGATGGAGAAATGAAGGAAGAGGCGGAGCGGTATACGATTGCCGCCGAAGAACTGCCGGAAGCCTTTGACGGACTGAAAGTGGCGCAAATCACGGATACCCATATCGGGCCATACTACAGAAATGCTGATCTGGCAAACGATCTGGAGCGCTCAAAGGCGGAAGGGGCCGACGTGGTGATGCTTACGGGAGATCTGATTGACGATATCCGTGTCATGCCTGAAACGGCAAAGATATTAAACTCCCGCGCGGTGCTTTTCCCTTACGGCATCATTTATGTGCGGGGGAACCATGAACTGTATAAAGATCCCGATTATATTGAAAATGAACTCCGCAAAACATCGGTGAAGATACTGGACAACAGCCACGTGGCGCTTCAGAAAGACGGCGCCCTGCTTTATGTGGCGGGTGTGGACTATCCTGAAATGCGGGGAGAAGGAAGGGCGGAACTGATGGCACAAATGGTGCGGGACGCATTTGACGGCATTCCGGAAGACAGCGCGAAGATTTTTCTTGCCCATCATTCTGATTTCATTGATGCCGGTTTTGAAAACCGGGCGTTCCTCACGCTCACCGGGCATACCCACGGGACGCAGTTCGGCATTTTTGGGAAACCGATTATTACGCCTTTCAAGTACACAAGGGGAATGTACAGCGACGGGAAGCACTGCGGCTATGTATCCCGCGGCAGCGGCGGCTGGTTTCCTTTCCGCTTTGATACAAGCCGCGAACTGACGATCTTCACATTGAAAAAGAAATAA
- a CDS encoding tyrosine-type recombinase/integrase: protein MVRLFCDTEGKPITRNHIEKISRRIFDAMGLPNFTFHSLRHTHATLLLKKRINSKVLGNRLDHSTLFQQIMDTYGHFIPDLEMGVKNTEKDKS from the coding sequence ATCGTCCGTCTTTTCTGTGATACCGAAGGAAAGCCAATAACAAGAAACCACATTGAGAAAATCTCCCGCAGGATATTTGACGCCATGGGGTTACCGAACTTTACTTTTCATAGTCTCCGCCATACGCATGCCACTTTGCTTTTAAAAAAAAGGATAAATTCCAAGGTGCTAGGGAACAGGCTGGACCATAGCACATTATTCCAGCAGATAATGGACACATATGGGCACTTTATTCCGGATCTTGAAATGGGCGTAAAAAACACTGAGAAAGATAAATCATAA
- a CDS encoding HD domain-containing protein, with translation MELLDQLCREMIAYDKGDPRRIHHFLKVHAFAEQIGREEGIPEKQLFVLEAAAYVHDIGIHRGEMEFGRNDGKIQEELGPGEARPILERLGFETEDIDRICWLAAHHHSYGSIDGPDAQILAEADMLVNQYESGRSDKENRALYNRLYKTEAGKRIFRELYFESYEGIHA, from the coding sequence ATGGAATTGCTTGATCAATTGTGCAGGGAAATGATTGCTTATGATAAAGGGGATCCCCGTCGGATTCATCATTTTCTGAAAGTTCATGCTTTTGCCGAACAAATTGGGCGGGAAGAGGGGATTCCGGAGAAACAGCTTTTCGTTTTGGAAGCGGCCGCTTATGTCCATGATATCGGGATTCATCGGGGCGAAATGGAGTTCGGCAGGAATGATGGAAAGATACAGGAGGAATTGGGGCCGGGGGAAGCACGCCCTATATTGGAAAGACTCGGATTCGAGACGGAAGATATTGACCGCATCTGCTGGCTGGCCGCCCATCATCATTCCTACGGGAGTATAGACGGTCCGGACGCGCAGATTCTGGCGGAGGCGGATATGCTGGTGAACCAGTATGAAAGCGGCCGAAGTGATAAGGAAAACCGCGCGCTTTATAACCGTCTTTATAAAACGGAAGCGGGGAAACGTATTTTCCGGGAATTGTATTTTGAAAGCTATGAGGGCATTCATGCGTGA
- a CDS encoding PAS domain-containing protein: MTKTMNDILGLDEAKCREIVDIKEKYIKGELTFEEAREIILQRFDSVTPQEFAFGEQMLKDDGIDDETMHEKMDDIIRLFDGVMEREHLELPEGHPIRSFMEENQIILGTIAEMKELLAGKFIKNRWLEVYDRLKEYIKHITRKHNQLFPYLEQKGFDRPTLIMWTFDDHVKKAILRSARYLDMDKEEAFLKMQPEVIEKIEDIIFKETRVLYPTSMELLSEEEFREMRIGEEEVGFANMEAPKGFLPPEKTEWSSGGEPSFMKDFSALLSKYHMGAGTDTEMDVAIGKLTLAQINLIYRHLPIDLTFVDENDIVKFYTDTPVRVFSRSAGVIGRKVQNCHPREILPVVNRILGSFKSGEKDTAEFFINKPGKQIFVNYIAVRDENGVYRGCLETMQDVEHIRSLGNKPQSAPVWTGSKADGGTEVEAETAEKEGDEGNTLEITGDTTLHRALQTYPYLKEFLLQLSPKYKPLSNPALFAMMSRVADFRTIAAKGGFTEEELLGKIKEEITKRNNG, translated from the coding sequence ATGACTAAAACAATGAACGATATTCTCGGTCTTGATGAAGCCAAGTGCCGGGAAATTGTCGACATAAAAGAAAAATACATTAAAGGGGAGCTGACGTTTGAGGAAGCGCGTGAAATTATTTTGCAGCGTTTTGATTCCGTCACGCCCCAGGAATTTGCTTTCGGCGAACAGATGCTGAAAGATGACGGCATTGATGATGAAACCATGCATGAAAAAATGGATGACATCATCCGGCTTTTCGACGGTGTCATGGAACGGGAGCATCTGGAATTGCCGGAAGGCCACCCTATCCGTTCATTCATGGAGGAAAATCAGATCATCCTCGGCACGATAGCAGAAATGAAAGAGCTTTTGGCGGGGAAATTTATCAAAAACCGCTGGCTGGAGGTCTATGACAGGCTGAAAGAATACATAAAGCATATTACAAGGAAACATAACCAGCTTTTCCCTTATCTGGAACAGAAAGGGTTTGACCGCCCGACACTCATCATGTGGACGTTTGATGATCATGTGAAAAAAGCAATCCTCCGCAGCGCAAGATATCTGGATATGGATAAAGAAGAGGCGTTCCTGAAAATGCAGCCCGAAGTGATTGAGAAGATAGAGGATATTATTTTCAAGGAGACCCGGGTTTTGTACCCGACATCCATGGAGCTTCTGTCGGAAGAGGAATTTCGGGAAATGCGCATCGGCGAGGAGGAAGTGGGCTTTGCCAACATGGAGGCGCCGAAAGGCTTCCTGCCGCCGGAAAAAACAGAGTGGTCTTCCGGAGGAGAACCGTCCTTTATGAAGGACTTCAGCGCGCTTCTCAGCAAGTATCATATGGGGGCGGGCACGGATACGGAGATGGATGTGGCTATAGGGAAGCTCACTCTTGCGCAGATCAATCTGATTTACCGCCATCTTCCCATTGACCTGACATTTGTTGATGAAAACGATATTGTGAAGTTTTATACCGATACGCCGGTTCGTGTGTTCAGCCGGAGCGCCGGTGTGATAGGCCGGAAAGTGCAGAACTGCCATCCCAGAGAAATACTGCCTGTCGTGAACAGGATATTGGGTTCTTTTAAAAGCGGAGAAAAAGATACGGCGGAATTTTTTATCAACAAGCCGGGGAAACAGATATTTGTAAATTATATAGCTGTCCGTGATGAAAACGGTGTGTACCGCGGCTGTCTGGAAACCATGCAGGATGTGGAGCATATCCGCTCTTTAGGAAATAAACCGCAGTCCGCTCCTGTCTGGACGGGAAGCAAAGCAGACGGCGGCACGGAAGTGGAAGCGGAAACGGCGGAGAAAGAGGGAGACGAAGGAAATACGTTGGAGATAACAGGCGATACCACTCTCCACCGGGCGCTCCAGACATATCCTTACCTGAAAGAATTCCTTTTACAGCTTTCTCCGAAGTACAAGCCCCTTTCCAATCCAGCGCTGTTTGCGATGATGAGCCGGGTGGCTGATTTCCGGACCATCGCGGCAAAAGGCGGCTTTACAGAAGAAGAGCTGCTTGGGAAAATAAAAGAAGAAATAACAAAGAGAAATAACGGATAA
- a CDS encoding ECF transporter S component — MHQNDTVGLPHKIKWITLCGLLMAINTIFSSFSVPVPGGHIYLNDIIIVIAALSLDPLGAFLVGGVGAFLGDFFFYPLPMFVSLATHGIRSVVMSLIVGRYGRDNFPVILGATILGALIAIAGYTLGKAYVYSTWEYAMLKLPFEILQAFIGSAIGLFLWKNRKWGKTIRRFLGY; from the coding sequence ATGCATCAAAATGATACTGTCGGTCTTCCCCATAAAATAAAATGGATTACGCTATGCGGACTGCTCATGGCAATAAATACTATTTTCTCTTCTTTCAGCGTTCCCGTTCCCGGCGGGCATATTTACCTGAACGATATCATCATTGTCATTGCCGCCTTGTCGCTCGACCCCCTGGGCGCATTTCTTGTCGGCGGTGTGGGCGCGTTCCTCGGGGATTTCTTTTTCTATCCCCTCCCCATGTTCGTCTCCCTTGCCACCCACGGTATCCGCTCCGTCGTCATGTCCCTTATCGTGGGCAGGTATGGAAGAGACAACTTCCCTGTCATTCTTGGAGCGACCATCCTTGGCGCCCTCATCGCCATCGCGGGATACACTTTGGGCAAGGCCTACGTGTACAGCACCTGGGAATATGCCATGCTGAAACTCCCTTTTGAAATACTTCAGGCCTTCATCGGATCCGCCATCGGACTCTTCCTCTGGAAAAACAGAAAATGGGGCAAAACGATCCGCCGCTTCCTTGGGTATTAA
- the gyrA gene encoding DNA gyrase subunit A, with product MDWKEGKIVNTPLERQMKTSYIDYAMSVIVTRALPDVRDGLKPVHRRILYAMNEAGMLPNKAYKKSARIVGDVLGKYHPHGDTAVYDSAVRMAQDFSIRYPLVDGHGNFGSIDGDSAAAMRYTEMRMAKITLEMLRDIDKDTVDFMPNYDGSLTEPLVLPSRIPNLLVNGSYGIAVGMATNVPPHNLAEVVNGLCAMIDNPEITIDELMKYIKGPDFPTAAIIQGHKGIEDTYRTGRGSITVRARVDIEEMERGKNRIIVTELPYQVNKARLVEMIADLSRQKVIDGITALRDESDRSGMRIVIELRSDVNPQIMLNNLYKHTQMQVNFGSIMLALVDGHPRILNLKQILYYYLKHQEEVITRRSRYELEKAEAKAHILEGLLIALDHIDEVIRTIRESRTDEVAKTALISKFGLSEKQAVAILDMRLRRLTGLERDKIEADYKDVQETIAYLRDLLSSREKIMGVVKAELTDEKNNFGDKRRTEIAAALGDMDVTDLIPDKPMTITLTKQNYIKRIDSSDLRTQKKGGRGVSGLKMKDGDYVRKILTTSTHDRILFFTNKGKVYMKTAYDIPESSRTARGSAMINFITSLGADEHVTELLDLDISEEGTKYLLMVTKYGYIKKTALEEYKNINKNGLIAMRLKDEDRLVAVLPVKGNEEIIMGTRKGMAIRFSIDDDNVRPLSRSASGVHGMRLKEGDDVVGVVVAAEKDIFTISADGNAKRNAASAYRLQGRNGQGTINFKKGYEVVALVAADDRDELVGISEQGITIRIPADQISSKKAKGGQGVILQRLEEGDRIASIDVVSEPEEDEENS from the coding sequence ATGGACTGGAAGGAAGGAAAGATAGTCAATACGCCGCTGGAACGGCAGATGAAGACGTCTTACATCGACTATGCCATGTCGGTCATTGTGACCCGTGCGCTGCCTGATGTACGCGACGGTCTCAAGCCGGTACACCGCCGTATTCTGTACGCGATGAACGAAGCGGGGATGCTGCCCAATAAAGCATATAAAAAATCCGCCCGTATCGTCGGCGACGTTTTAGGTAAGTACCACCCCCACGGCGATACGGCGGTTTATGATTCCGCTGTCCGCATGGCGCAGGATTTCTCTATCCGTTATCCGCTGGTAGACGGTCACGGCAACTTCGGTTCAATTGACGGCGACTCGGCGGCAGCGATGCGTTATACGGAAATGCGTATGGCGAAAATCACGCTGGAAATGCTCCGTGATATTGATAAAGACACGGTTGACTTCATGCCGAACTATGACGGCTCTTTGACAGAACCGCTTGTGCTGCCGTCCCGTATACCGAACCTGCTCGTCAACGGTTCTTACGGTATCGCCGTAGGTATGGCGACGAACGTGCCGCCCCACAACTTGGCGGAAGTGGTGAACGGGCTTTGCGCGATGATTGATAATCCGGAAATCACCATTGATGAATTGATGAAATATATCAAAGGGCCCGATTTCCCGACGGCGGCCATTATCCAGGGGCATAAAGGCATTGAAGATACCTACCGCACGGGCCGCGGTTCCATCACCGTCCGCGCGAGAGTGGATATCGAAGAAATGGAACGCGGGAAGAACCGTATCATTGTGACGGAACTGCCGTACCAGGTGAATAAGGCGCGCCTGGTGGAAATGATTGCCGACCTGTCCCGCCAAAAAGTCATTGACGGCATCACGGCACTCCGTGATGAATCGGATCGAAGCGGCATGCGCATCGTTATCGAGCTGCGTTCTGATGTGAATCCGCAAATCATGCTGAACAACTTGTACAAGCATACCCAGATGCAGGTCAATTTCGGTTCCATCATGCTGGCGCTCGTCGACGGGCATCCACGTATTCTCAACCTGAAGCAGATTCTTTACTACTATCTGAAACATCAGGAAGAAGTCATTACAAGAAGAAGCCGCTATGAATTGGAAAAGGCGGAAGCCAAAGCCCATATTCTGGAAGGTTTGCTCATTGCCCTTGATCATATTGACGAAGTCATCCGCACCATCCGTGAATCGCGAACCGATGAGGTGGCGAAGACGGCGCTGATTTCTAAATTCGGTCTGTCGGAAAAACAGGCAGTCGCCATTCTTGATATGCGCCTCCGCCGTTTGACCGGTCTGGAAAGAGATAAGATTGAAGCGGATTACAAGGATGTGCAGGAAACCATCGCCTACCTCCGCGATCTGCTGTCCAGCAGGGAGAAAATCATGGGGGTAGTCAAAGCGGAACTCACTGACGAAAAGAATAATTTCGGGGACAAACGCCGTACGGAAATTGCGGCAGCCCTGGGCGATATGGATGTGACCGACCTTATTCCCGACAAGCCCATGACCATTACCCTGACCAAGCAGAATTACATTAAGCGCATTGATTCTTCTGATCTGCGCACACAGAAGAAAGGCGGCCGCGGCGTAAGCGGACTGAAGATGAAGGACGGAGATTATGTCCGTAAAATCCTCACCACGTCCACCCATGACCGGATCCTTTTCTTCACGAACAAGGGCAAGGTCTACATGAAGACGGCTTATGACATTCCCGAATCAAGCCGCACTGCAAGGGGAAGCGCGATGATCAACTTCATTACATCCCTTGGCGCCGATGAACACGTGACGGAGCTTCTGGATCTGGATATTTCCGAAGAGGGAACCAAGTACCTCCTCATGGTGACGAAGTACGGCTACATCAAGAAGACGGCCTTGGAAGAATATAAGAATATCAATAAGAACGGCCTCATCGCCATGCGCCTGAAAGACGAAGACCGCCTGGTAGCGGTGCTTCCGGTCAAGGGCAATGAGGAAATCATCATGGGGACGAGAAAAGGCATGGCCATCCGCTTCTCCATTGATGATGACAATGTACGGCCTCTCAGCCGTTCCGCGTCCGGTGTCCACGGCATGCGTCTCAAAGAAGGGGATGATGTGGTAGGCGTAGTTGTGGCGGCGGAGAAAGATATCTTTACCATTTCCGCTGACGGAAACGCGAAGAGAAATGCCGCTTCTGCCTACCGTCTGCAGGGCAGGAACGGGCAGGGGACGATCAACTTCAAGAAAGGCTATGAAGTAGTGGCGCTTGTCGCTGCTGACGACAGGGATGAATTGGTGGGCATCTCCGAACAGGGAATCACCATCCGTATTCCTGCCGACCAGATTTCCAGCAAGAAAGCAAAAGGAGGACAGGGCGTCATCCTCCAGCGTCTGGAAGAGGGAGACCGGATTGCTTCCATCGATGTGGTTTCCGAACCGGAAGAAGATGAAGAAAATTCATAA
- the mutY gene encoding A/G-specific adenine glycosylase codes for MDRIQPGQEWPHKLLAWFDQNRRDLPWREGRPRNPYYVWVSEIMLQQTRTEAVKPYFESWKRRFPTIEALAEAKEADVLHAWQGLGYYSRARNLHKAAREIAEKYGGAIPEDKKDVRALPGIGEYTAGAILSMAYGKHEAAVDGNVLRVYARLYGIESDILKSAGRKEITTLVEKTLPARAGDFNEALMDLGSEVCVPKHPKCEKCPLHGECAALRLGLENVLPIRTPKKKQKESIVCCAVMIKEGKALFHLRPSKGMLSSMWELPMVLSDSEKDGVKMLEKLLGGKAGERIWTYTHVFTHRIWHMKAYLFHGAKEPEGDYRWYSCEEYREIPLAGPHAKLAAYIEPYLEE; via the coding sequence TTGGATAGAATACAGCCGGGACAGGAATGGCCGCATAAGCTTTTAGCCTGGTTCGATCAAAACCGCCGTGATTTGCCCTGGCGGGAAGGCAGGCCGCGGAACCCCTATTATGTGTGGGTGTCGGAAATCATGCTTCAGCAGACGCGGACAGAAGCGGTGAAACCGTACTTTGAAAGTTGGAAACGCCGTTTCCCTACCATTGAGGCACTGGCGGAAGCCAAAGAGGCGGACGTACTGCATGCATGGCAGGGACTGGGCTATTACAGCCGCGCAAGAAATCTTCATAAAGCGGCGCGGGAAATAGCAGAAAAGTACGGCGGAGCGATTCCGGAAGATAAAAAGGACGTCCGCGCTCTTCCGGGCATCGGGGAATACACGGCAGGCGCGATTTTATCCATGGCTTACGGAAAGCATGAAGCGGCGGTGGACGGAAACGTTCTCCGTGTGTATGCGAGGCTCTATGGTATTGAGTCGGACATTTTAAAATCGGCGGGACGAAAAGAAATCACAACGTTAGTGGAAAAGACGCTGCCGGCGCGGGCAGGAGATTTCAATGAAGCGCTTATGGATTTAGGCTCCGAGGTATGCGTACCCAAGCATCCCAAGTGTGAAAAGTGTCCTCTTCACGGAGAGTGCGCGGCGCTCCGCCTTGGACTGGAAAATGTGCTTCCGATCCGCACGCCGAAGAAGAAACAGAAGGAAAGCATCGTCTGCTGCGCGGTCATGATTAAAGAGGGGAAGGCGCTTTTCCATCTCCGCCCTTCCAAGGGGATGCTCTCTTCCATGTGGGAGCTGCCCATGGTTTTGTCGGACAGCGAAAAAGACGGTGTTAAAATGTTGGAGAAGCTTCTCGGCGGGAAAGCGGGAGAAAGAATCTGGACGTATACCCATGTGTTCACGCACCGCATCTGGCACATGAAAGCGTATTTGTTTCATGGTGCAAAAGAGCCTGAAGGCGATTACCGCTGGTACAGCTGCGAAGAATACAGGGAAATACCGCTGGCAGGGCCGCACGCAAAATTGGCGGCGTATATAGAGCCGTACCTGGAAGAGTGA
- a CDS encoding OmpH family outer membrane protein yields MKMNKTAAAITAGIITFGAMASASAAGIGFVNSGALLQAHPKMEKVQLDMRTAAQKAQENFNSRSAGKSDQEKEQIAQEIQRDMAAKERTAMQPILQDIRKAIQQVRQEKGLDVILEAGAVIDGGTDVTSEVGAKLTK; encoded by the coding sequence ATGAAAATGAATAAGACAGCAGCAGCTATTACAGCTGGTATCATCACTTTTGGCGCCATGGCGTCCGCATCAGCGGCAGGCATCGGTTTTGTTAATTCCGGCGCCCTGCTCCAGGCTCATCCGAAGATGGAAAAAGTGCAGCTGGATATGAGAACGGCAGCACAAAAAGCACAGGAAAATTTCAACAGCCGTAGCGCAGGCAAGAGCGATCAGGAAAAGGAACAGATCGCCCAGGAAATCCAGCGTGATATGGCTGCCAAAGAAAGAACTGCCATGCAGCCGATTCTGCAGGATATCCGCAAAGCGATCCAGCAGGTTCGTCAGGAAAAAGGACTGGATGTCATTCTGGAAGCCGGCGCGGTGATTGATGGCGGCACAGATGTAACTTCTGAAGTCGGTGCAAAACTCACAAAATAA
- a CDS encoding Abi family protein produces MSANPTTIDEQINILKRRGLDVGSNPGKYLIQYGYYNLINGYKDLFIDSELTRQAKEDRYKHGTSLNHLIALYEYDARLRHQLMAITINIETQLKSLISLHFSLSYGYGYGCGYDLPSNFTPAPKQKKHVTSLIDKLQDDVEDAYYYKRTPTICHYMNNYQKVPLWVLNTIISFGEMSKFYNNLKANMRRNIAADINPNLKSDDLSSALRYLTTIRNKSAHNNRLFSHKKDQQASRVSTIPEFQVHKDIGIAYRNNRYLYGQDDILAAFIVSSVISKQTEIFHIQYQNIDNDLNKLSKQIPNETVMQIREITGLKSEYLSKLTRYEF; encoded by the coding sequence ATGAGCGCTAATCCTACAACTATTGATGAACAGATTAATATTTTAAAGCGTCGTGGACTTGATGTCGGTTCCAATCCAGGAAAATATCTAATCCAATATGGTTACTATAACTTAATCAATGGATATAAAGATTTATTTATTGATTCAGAGTTGACACGTCAAGCAAAAGAAGATAGATATAAACATGGAACTTCACTTAACCACTTAATTGCCCTCTACGAGTATGATGCAAGACTCCGTCATCAGCTAATGGCTATTACAATTAATATTGAAACACAACTGAAATCTCTAATTTCTTTACATTTTTCTTTATCTTATGGGTATGGCTACGGTTGCGGGTACGACCTTCCCTCTAACTTCACTCCAGCACCAAAACAGAAAAAACATGTGACAAGTCTTATTGACAAACTGCAGGATGACGTCGAAGATGCATATTACTATAAACGTACTCCTACAATCTGCCATTATATGAATAATTATCAAAAAGTCCCGCTGTGGGTATTAAATACAATTATTTCTTTTGGGGAAATGAGTAAATTTTACAACAATTTAAAAGCAAATATGCGCAGAAACATAGCTGCCGATATAAACCCAAATCTTAAATCGGATGATTTATCTTCAGCGCTTAGATACTTAACCACGATAAGAAATAAATCTGCACATAATAATCGTCTCTTCTCACATAAAAAAGATCAACAAGCCAGCCGCGTATCAACTATTCCCGAGTTCCAAGTGCATAAAGATATAGGCATTGCATACAGAAATAACCGCTATTTATACGGACAAGATGATATACTCGCCGCATTCATTGTATCTTCTGTTATTTCTAAACAAACTGAAATATTTCATATTCAGTACCAAAATATCGATAACGATTTAAATAAATTATCAAAACAAATCCCAAATGAGACAGTAATGCAGATAAGAGAAATCACGGGATTGAAAAGTGAATACCTGTCAAAATTAACCCGTTATGAATTTTAG
- a CDS encoding 8-oxo-dGTP diphosphatase has product MRDTSLVYPVRKDGRILLGHKRRGMGAGKWNGFGGKREDGETMRECAARELFEESGLIADPKAFEAAGDLYFHQPSDPSWSHAGIVYFIYAWTGTVHLSDEMEPKWFLPEEIPFGEMWMADRVWLPMILKGNKIRGTIYFEKDGSTVYDYHFEMV; this is encoded by the coding sequence ATGCGTGACACGTCGCTTGTCTATCCGGTACGGAAAGACGGGAGGATTCTTCTGGGACATAAACGGCGCGGCATGGGAGCCGGTAAATGGAACGGCTTCGGCGGAAAAAGGGAAGACGGGGAAACGATGCGGGAATGCGCCGCCCGGGAACTTTTTGAAGAAAGCGGACTCATTGCCGATCCGAAAGCTTTTGAGGCGGCGGGAGATTTATATTTCCATCAGCCCTCCGATCCCAGTTGGTCTCATGCGGGCATCGTATACTTTATCTACGCGTGGACGGGGACAGTGCATCTTTCCGATGAGATGGAGCCGAAGTGGTTCCTTCCGGAAGAAATTCCTTTCGGCGAAATGTGGATGGCTGACCGCGTATGGCTCCCTATGATTTTGAAAGGAAATAAAATACGCGGTACGATTTATTTTGAGAAAGACGGGAGCACAGTCTATGATTACCATTTTGAAATGGTTTAA